The following coding sequences lie in one Cannabis sativa cultivar Pink pepper isolate KNU-18-1 chromosome 5, ASM2916894v1, whole genome shotgun sequence genomic window:
- the LOC115718024 gene encoding uncharacterized protein LOC115718024: MDHIFICMDYNGEWKITDNRIWEWFGTGCNKGFVVDRSIKFHQLVNKVYEKIGVDRNLYEIEITHKVAGETFNKMAPSKICGDSDVEDLFKELYKVKEVIPLYVCVKKNNDKGKTKFVNDDDDGDGNELTGNDVEFDCDDDVFDNGSFYDNYFGCHIIDQVPNDPSYVPNEDIPQSGEGIIGSNPTPDDIVHESGNNELQECDKVVEENNDVIENDIVVGGGQIIPYQHYDMFMGNVAQCNREASQDSGRHDGSNLKVGQHFVSKDELSYYLSIIAINGRFEMRTTKSNKSIKEVRCVSENCLWRVRATKMKDSHFFVIRQYHSLHSCSLMNRNANHRQASSRVIGSRVQGHFKNSKDPLNPKSLAGFMREEMKVQVSYWKAWKGKQWAQNLIRGTAKENFALLPSYCHMLKRANPGTVTHIELDLENKFKYFFMALGVAIRGFTYMRKVIGIDAAWIKTKHKGVLLVATTQDSEYHSYPIAWGLVDSENNTSWTWFLEKLKDLIPDSSDLCFVSDRHQSIEHAVRRVYVMASHGACYWHVKQNIKHRFKSAAGTKLYKKAAIAYRIEEFNKHFDQLRKTYPRVAKYLENDVKFSKWSRAHFVGNRYEVMTTNIVESVNNMMRKAREYPIIAMIDFIISTMGQWFFERRREACVVTTPLTPKREEILRKRWDEAGSLITLQLNENEYNVMCGELDAIVNLRSKSCTCKVFDIEKLPCIHAIAAAGKAQPQNTGELIYSMCSQYYTSEYWLLAYAETIYPVPPNSQWTDIPEDILAVQVIAPPEDKTIGRPRTNRIASKGEFLKKQYNCGACGQSGHNSQTCPQVPSDGRSTTHV; encoded by the coding sequence ATGGATCATATCTTTATATGCATGGACTATAATGGTGAGTGGAAGATTACCGATAATCGTATTTGGGAATGGTTTGGTACTGGTTGCAACAAGGGATTTGTGGTTGATCGTAGTATCAAGTTTCATCAACTAGTGAATAAAGTCTATGAAAAAATAGGTGTTGATCGAAATTTGTATGAAATTGAAATAACTCATAAGGTGGCAGGTGAAACATTCAACAAGATGGCACCAAGTAAGATTTGTGGTGATTCTGATGTGGAGGATCTATTTAAAGAGTTGTACAAAGTTAAAGAAGTGATTCCTTTATATGTGTGCGTAAAAAAGAATAATGATAAAGGAAAGACAAAGTTTgtcaatgatgatgatgatggtgatggtAATGAACTCACTGGTAATGATGTTGAATTTGATTGTGATGATGATGTTTTTGATAATGGAAGCTTTTACGATAATTATTTTGGGTGTCATATAATAGATCAAGTTCCGAATGATCCAAGTTATGTCCCGAATGAAGATATACCTCAGAGTGGTGAAGGCATCATTGGTTCCAATCCCACACCAGATGATATTGTACATGAGAGCGGTAACAATGAACTTCAGGAATGTGATAAAGTAGTTGAAGAAAATAATGATGTAATTGAGAATGACATTGTAGTCGGAGGAGGTCAAATTATCCCTTATCAACATTATGATATGTTTATGGGAAATGTTGCACAATGTAATAGAGAAGCAAGTCAGGATAGTGGCAGACATGATGGATCGAATTTGAAAGTGGGTCAACACTTTGTGAGTAAGGATGAATTGAGTTATTATCTTAGCATCATTGCCATTAATGGGAGATTTGAAATGCGAACAACCAAATCAAACAAGTCTATAAAGGAGGTTCGTTGTGTCAGTGAAAATTGCTTATGGAGAGTGCGTGCTACGAAGATGAAAGATTCACATTTCTTTGTCATTCGACAATATCATAGTCTTCATAGTTGCTCATTAATGAACCGAAATGCCAATCATAGACAAGCATCCAGTCGCGTTATTGGTTCTCGTGTACAGGGACACTTTAAGAATAGTAAGGACCCACTTAACCCAAAAAGCCTTGCAGGATTCATGCGTGAGGAAATGAAAGTTCAAGTTAGTTATTGGAAAGCATGGAAAGGAAAACAATGGGCTCAAAATTTGATTAGAGGAACAGCTAAAGAAAATTTTGCATTGCTCCCTTCGTATTGTCACATGTTGAAGCGGGCAAATCCAGGTACAGTTACTCACATTGAACTtgatttagaaaataaattcaagtatttttttatGGCTTTAGGTGTGGCCATAAGAGGGTTCACTTACATGAGAAAAGTAATTGGTATAGATGCAGCTTGGATCAAGACTAAGCATAAAGGTGTGTTATTAGTAGCAACTACACAAGATAGTGAATACCATAGTTACCCCATTGCATGGGGTTTGgttgacagtgagaataacACTTCATGGACATGGTTCTTAGAGAAGTTGAAGGACTTAATACCTGATAGCTCAGACTTATGTTTTGTTTCTGATAGACATCAAAGTATTGAACATGCAGTTCGTCGTGTTTATGTTATGGCTTCTCATGGGGCATGTTATTGGCATGTAAAGCAAAATATAAAACACCGTTTCAAAAGTGCTGCTGGGACTAAATTGTATAAGAAAGCTGCAATAGCGTACCGTATCGAAGAGTTTAATAAACACTTCGACCAACTTCGCAAAACATATCCACGTGTTGCTAAGTATCTTGAGAATGATGTCAAGTTCAGTAAGTGGTCTAGAGCACATTTTGTTGGTAACCGATATGAAGTCATGACCACTAACATAGTTGAGTCAGTGAACAATATGATGCGAAAGGCCAGAGAGTATCCAATTATTGCTATGATTGATTTTATCATTAGCACGATGGGACAATGGTTTTTTGAACGTCGGCGGGAAGCATGTGTAGTTACAACTCCATTAACACCAAAGAGGGAAGAAATATTACGCAAGAGATGGGATGAAGCCGGTTCATTGATAACTCTCCAGTTAAATGAGAATGAGTACAATGTGATGTGTGGAGAACTCGATGCAAtagtaaatttaaggtcaaagAGTTGCACGTGCAAAGTTTTTGATATTGAGAAACTTCCATGTATCCATGCAATAGCAGCAGCAGGAAAGGCACAACCCCAAAATACTGGGGAACTCATATATTCTATGTGTTCACAGTACTACACATCAGAATATTGGTTGTTAGCATATGCTGAAACTATTTATCCTGTACCTCCAAACTCACAATGGACTGACATTCCTGAAGATATTCTTGCAGTACAAGTGATAGCACCTCCTGAAGACAAGACTATAGGAAGACCAAGAACCAATCGCATAGCTTCCAAAGGTGAATTTCTTAAGAAACAATATAATTGTGGAGCATGTGGACAGTCAGGACATAATTCGCAAACATGTCCACAAGTGCCATCAGATGGTAGAAGCACAACTCATGTGTGA
- the LOC115715852 gene encoding uncharacterized protein LOC115715852 — MESTSDASTTIPTPPNEHEQMPKTILTTELPCIPRAITTNTAAKSKVTIKSPLSVIGQIKNWLTKSDQDVFKHYSQLGRLLDLDTKGLFPGTLVNQIVLRRVDCQKRHELWFLINGKPVRFSLQEFAIVSGLYTDGGPTPEEMELVSSKNKLKEKYFKNIMSIKVTDVANALDSISRESKTRERVKLCFIYLLSAFLIMPSPSSAIDLEWLQLVDNLPIFDNYCWGKLAYEKIIEQITKKDMKNNPSEKDIKWNLFSCPWIFLIWICEAMPKLGEMVGQRVPGNHIPRWLGWKINDKHKNVTVTRLSEVIENNTEFFVRPTLAPTSKEKAELFYERLGSYEDNEDDVIDQISSFLVGDVILRNQQCVAPHVEPPSSNVGQSNMEPPSSDFEHPTNDVEPPQFTQIPQQSHLHPSSQPPSSYDARNDLLESVKCLIAEQEKLHKSRYEEIERVNRERYETIMTTISDHAYLNTVRHETILTKLDDLTRIFRPIAAQFSGAGGEKTTENNQQDSPSHAHFFGDGFVTPARERNMEGDQVSTLVGEKTVENTTSNFPTQLTENEVTTQSHVSANSYETPPSIIYEGVNYEEPGDEVEQIVRDGRPLRLRKRAASLKSPFTPWPRKRRYSKLEPPTFDPFRQPIEEDVQAFFRWYNGDTNGRRTIRCGQTSHDRSFFEILLAKQRYIDSEHVDEITYLFRKRMDKFHNIFPKDICILTDEFGQRVRALYKESREENNNVCKTNEELMMFVEGTRPIRGRIWSDVNYFYVPWHDGKHWMLVVVDRHSWTILIYDSIPDHWNSIEAMKKSVEPLAAYFPFLLKNSCHIGSLHHQCSDLMSIKVAPANTVPLNKRTGDCGVFMLKTMEMHIAGKCNESATMLLNDDNIDTYRKAYAVQLYVGSADP; from the exons atggaATCAACAAGTGATGCATCAACCACAATACCCACACCACCCAATGAACATGAacag ATGCCCAAAACTATATTAACAACAGAGCTTCCATGTATACCTCGTGCCATTACTACTAATACAGCTGCAAAATCTAAAGTTACCATCAAATCCCCGCTAAGTGTAATAGGCCAAATAAAGAATTGGCTCACAAAGTCTGACCAGGATGTTTTTAAACATTACTCCCAATTGGGTCGTCTCTTGGACCTCGATACTAAAGGGCTTTTTCCTGGCACCTTAGTAAACCAGATAGTTTTGAGGAGGGTAGATTGCCAAAAGAGGCATGAGTTATGGTTTTTGATAAATGGAAAACCTGTGAGATTTTCTCTCCAAGAGTTTGCAATTGTATCTGGATTGTACACTGATGGTGGCCCGACACCTGAAGAAATGGAGCTTGTTTCTTCTAAGAACAAGTTAAAAGAAAAGTACTTCAAGAACATTATGTCTATTAAAGTAACAGATGTTGCCAATGCTCTAGATAGCATATCTAGAGAATCAAAGACTAGAGAAAGAGTGAAGTTATGCTTTATCTATTTGCTCAGTGCATTTCTAATAATGCCAAGTCCTTCTTCGGCTATAGATCTTGAATGGCTACAACTAGTGGATAATCTACCAATATTTGACAATTATTGTTGGGGAAAGCTGgcatatgaaaaaataattgagCAAATTACAAAAAAAGATATGAAGAATAATCCAAGTGAGAAGGATATTAAGTGGAACCTCTTTAGTTGTCCTTGGATATTTCTG ATATGGATTTGCGAAGCAATGCCAAAGTTGGGTGAAATGGTAGGACAAAGAGTCCCGGGAAATCATATTCCCCGATGGCTTGGTTGGAAAATCAATGATAAACATAAAAATGTCACAGTTACAAGATTATCAGaagtaatagaaaataataCTGAG TTTTTTGTACGACCTACATTAGCTCCAACCTCAAAGGAGAAGGCAGAATTGTTTTATGAAAGACTTGGTAGCTATGAGGATAATGAAGATGACGTAATTGATCAGATTTCTTCATTTTTAGTGGGTGATGTCATTTTACGTAATCAACAGTGTGTTGCACCACATGTGGAGCCTCCATCTTCGAATGTAGGGCAATCGAATATGGAGCCTCCATCTTCAGATTTTGAACATCCAACTAATGATGTGGAGCCTCCCCAATTCACTCAAATTCCTCAACAATCACACTTGCATCCCTCCTCACAACCTCCCTCTTCTTATGATGCTCGAAATGACTTGTTAGAGTCAGTGAAGTGTTTGATAGCTGAGCAAGAAAAGTTGCACAAGTCAAGATATGAGGAGATTGAACGTGTAAATAGAGAAAGATACGAGACAATAATGACAACTATCTCTGACCATGCTTACTTGAATACAGTGAGGCATGAGACAATATTAACAAAATTGGATGATTTGACTCGCATTTTTCGACCTATAGCTGCACAATTTTCTGGAGCTGGAGGAGAAAAGACTACAGAAAACAACCAACAA GATTCACCATCTCATGCACACTTTTTTGGAGATGGATTTGTAACACCTGCAAGAGAGAGGAACATGGAGGGTGATCAAGTCTCCACACTTGTAGGAGAGAAGACGGTTGAGAATACAACATCTAACTTTCCTACACAACTTACAGAAAATGAAGTCACCACACAATCTCATGTGTCTGCAAACTCCTATGAGACACCGCCATCAATTATTTATGAAGGGGTTAACTATGAAGAGCCTGGTGATGAGGTAGAACAAATTGTTCGAGATGGTCGACCATTGAGGTTAAGAAAACGTGCTGCAAGCTTGAAATCACctttcacaccatggccgaggAAACGTCGATACTCTAAGTTAGAACCACCAACTTTTGATCCTTTCAGGCAGCCTATTGAAGAGGATGTGCAAGCATTCTTCAGGTGGTACAATGGCGATACAAACGGTAGAAGAACCATTCGTTGTGGCCAGACATCACATGATAGAAGTTTTTTTGAGATATTGTTGGCAAAGCAACGGTATATTGATAGTGAG CATGTAGATGAAATTACCTATTTATTTAGGAAAAGAATGGATAAGTTTCATAATATCTTTCCAAAAGATATATGCATATTGACAGATGAGTTTGGACAGCGTGTGCGTGCTCTGTACAAAGAATCTCGAGAGGAGAACAATAATGTATGTAAGACCAATGAAGAGCTAATGATGTTTGTCGAAGGTACCAGGCCAATTAGAGGAAGAATTTGGTCAGATGTCAATTACTTCTATGTGCCTTGGCATGATGGTAAACACTGGATGTTAGTGGTAGTTGACAGACATAGTTGGACAATATTGATTTATGACTCGATTCCAGATCACTGGAACTCCATAGAGGCAATGAAAAAATCTGTGGAGCCACTTGCAGCATATTTTCCTTTTTTACTTAAAAACAGTTGCCATATTGGGAGCCTCCATCATCAGTGTAGTGATCTCATGAGTATAAAAGTAGCTCCTGCAAATACTGTTCCTCTGAACAAGAGAAC CGGAGATTGTGGTGTATTCATGCTTAAGACAATGGAAATGCACATTGCTGGTAAGTGCAACGAGTCAGCTACAATGTTGCTCAACGACGACAACATAGATACATACAGGAAGGCATATGCAGTTCAATTATATGTGGGTAGTGCAGATCCTTAA
- the LOC115718026 gene encoding increased DNA methylation 1-like, with product MAYELRDRKQKQVLYIDDTSSSSDDSDHGGESDTDYVKRRPQRNLISSTNNDVVREIVLVAKIAGYSPMKRKPGRPPKAKASASNSVCALSQIQGPLVTKKRSQKRRAAVASSSSSYSGLEKGYVVEDGMEKNTILAMLIDMKEIKDNEEVHYLDMDLKKINSGKVTRAGIHCGCCEKMVTVGKFEEHSYKNSSSCNKSGILGKPYQNIVLERSGHSLLQYQVSVWYTRLERGDMDVVNNVVPKNNDGDKNDDACMVCADGGDLICCEKCPSTFHPSCLEMEGVPFGEWSCPYCVCKYCGIPTGEDLGIDFSKCMLCDKTYHWACYEQKELNLNNNTSPQFCGDGCYNVYEKLQRIVGVKNEMEEGLSWTLIRHADLMSFDIKDIEFFYEFMECNAKIAIAWSLLDQSFENIIDRYTGINLLRSVVYNARSNLSRINFRNFYTAILEKDDNIIVVASIRIHGKKMAEIPFVTTAKDYRGRGMMRKLMVAIESTLCDLEVENVVIPSSSGVEKMWINNFYYSKKIDKSLEKHIVLSNMLMFPYAIRLHKPLLPNTSHLQESSNSKRAALLDLNYEPPQEDEE from the exons ATGGCCTATGAATTAAGGGACAGAAAGCAGAAGCAAGTATTATACATTGATGATACAAGTTCTTCATCAGATGATTCTGATCATGGTGGCGAATCAGATACCGATTATGTGAAAAGGCGCCCTCAGCGCAATCTCATCAGCTCAACCAACAATGATGTTGTCAGAGAAATAGTTCTTGTGGCCAAAATTGCTGGTTATTCTCCAATGAAAAGAAAACCTGGCCGACCGCCTAAGGCTAAGGCGTCGGCTAGTAATAGTGTTTGTGCTCTTTCGCAAATTCAAGGCCCTTTGGTGACAAAGAAAAGGAGTCAGAAGCGTCGAGCTGCTGttgcatcttcttcttcttcttattcggGGTTGGAAAAAGGGTATGTGGTGGAAGATGGGATGGAGAAAAACACAATCTTGGCAATGTTGATTGATATGAAGGAAATCAAAGATAATGAAGAAGTGCATTATTTGGACATGGATCTTAAGAAAATCAATAGTGGGAAAGTTACTAGAGCTGGGATACATTGTGGTTGTTGTGAAAAAATGGTTACAGTTGGGAAATTTGAAGAACATTCCTATAAGAATAGTAGTAGTTGTAATAAGAGTGGTATTCTTGGAAAACCATATCAAAATATTGTGTTGGAAAGGAGTGGTCATTCATTGTTGCAATACCAAGTTTCTGTTTGGTATACAAGATTGGAAAGAGGAGATATGGATGTGGTTAATAATGTTGTGCCTAAAAATAATGATGGTGACAAAAATGATGATGCTTGTATGGTTTGTGCTGATGGAGGTGACTTAATTTGCTGTGAGAAATGCCCTTCAACTTTTCATCCTTCTTGTTTGGAAATGGAG GGAGTTCCTTTTGGAGAATGGTCATGTCCCTATTGTGTATGCAAATATTGTGGTATACCAACAGGAGAGGATCTTGGTATTGACTTCTCTAAATGCATGTTGTGTGATAAGACTT aTCATTGGGCATGTTATGAGCAAAAAGAGCTGAATCTCAACAACAATACAAGCCCACAATTTTGTGGAGATGGATGTTACAAT GTTTATGAGAAACTTCAGAGAATAGTGGGAGTGAAGAATGAAATGGAGGAAGGGTTGTCGTGGACACTCATACGACATGCTGATTTGATGTCGTTTGATATaaaagatattgaatttttctatGAATTTATGGAGTGCAATGCTAAAATAGCCATTGCTTGGAGCCTCTTGGATCAAtcttttgaaaatataattgaTCGTTACACTGGTATTAATTTACTCAGAAGTGTCGTCTACAATGCCAG ATCAAATTTGAGCAGAATCAACTTCAGAAATTTTTATACAGCTATCTTAGAAAAGGACGATAATATAATCGTAGTCGCATCTATCAg AATACATGGAAAGAAAATGGCGGAAATACCCTTTGTAACAACTGCTAAGGACTACAGGGGCAGAGGAATGATGCGGAAGCTAATGGTTGCAATTGAATCT ACTCTGTGTGATTTGGAAGTGGAAAATGTAGTGATACCATCTTCGTCAGGAGTGGAAAAGATGTGGATCAACAATTTCTATTATTCAAAAAAGATTGACAAGTCCTTGGAGAAACATATTGTACTCTCTAACATGCTCATGTTTCCCTATGCTATCAGACTACACAAACCCCTTTTGCCAAATACTTCACATCTTCAAG AGAGTAGTAATTCCAAAAGAGCTGCTTTGCTGGACTTGAACTATGAACCTCCTCAAGAGGATGAGGAATGA